Proteins from one Malaya genurostris strain Urasoe2022 chromosome 2, Malgen_1.1, whole genome shotgun sequence genomic window:
- the LOC131428965 gene encoding uncharacterized protein LOC131428965 translates to MTISDASRNSSVESSQDACNVCNGSDNLRMVQCDKCDNRLYFDCVGVSQEVENQDWLCSDCHEKQLARNKESTKSVPSPTPPVRHIKELPKPPQSNLPPRTRKQVLEENLTQHFKASSLRFTKQKQLKVRLQILEEERKQQEAEEARRRECISNRHQLLKELAEEEEEDEIETELENDRVSQWLNETAVNDDVVPQVSNLLQPSESVTASHVTSVVESVERMQVSDQFSFRSCGTKQSGVYQRQPDKHSKFIPNQRSTPNQDTFGTNNGNGMKLTQNQVEARQAVSREFPIFSGSP, encoded by the exons ATGACAATTTCGGATGCCAGCCGTAACAGTTCCGTGGAATCTAGCCAAGATGCTTGCAACGTATGCAACGGAAGCGATAATTTGCGAATGGTCCAGTGCGACAAGTGCGATAACAGGTTATATTTCGATTGCGTGGGAGTAAGTCAGGAAGTGGAAAATCAAGACTGGCTCTGTTCAGACTGCCATGAAAAGCAGCTAGCCAGAAACAAGGAATCCACGAAATCCGTTCCCTCGCCGACACCGCCCGTAA GACATATAAAGGAGTTGCCGAAGCCGCCGCAATCAAATCTTCCCCCAAGAACCAGGAAGCAAGTTTTGGAGGAAAACCTGACCCAGCATTTCAAGGCAAGTTCACTAAGGTTCACCAAGCAGAAACAGTTAAAAGTACGGTTGCAGATTCTGGAAGAAGAACGGAAACAACAAGAGGCGGAAGAGGCCCGTAGGCGCGAGTGTATAAGTAATCGTCATCAGTTACTTAAGGAATTGgccgaagaagaagaagaagatgagATTGAGACAGAGCTAGAAAATGACCGTGTTTCTCAGTGGTTAAATGAGACCGCTGTTAACGACGACGTTGTTCCGCAGGTTTCAAATTTATTACAGCCATCCGAATCAGTTACTGCCTCACACGTTACCAGTGTAGTAGAATCAGTCGAACGAATGCAAGTTTCTGATCAGTTTTCGTTTAGAAGTTGTGGAACCAAGCAATCGGGCGTGTACCAGCGACAACCGGATAAACACTCCAAATTCATTCCCAATCAGCGGTCCACTCCGAATCAAGACACCTTCGGTACGAATAACGGCAACGGTATGAAGCTTACGCAAAACCAAGTTGAGGCCCGACAAGCCGTGTCGCGAGAATTTCCAATATTCAGCGGATCACCGTAA